The Mucilaginibacter sp. PAMB04168 genome contains the following window.
AAAATGAACCTTACCTCCAAAGAAATTGCGCAACTGATGAGCATTACCATTAAAGCCGTAGAAGTGAGCCGATACCGTTTACGTAAGAAAATGCAGATACCATCAGACGTGCCACTGTTTGATTATCTGATTAACGCTATTAATTATAATTATCAGGAATAAAAGAGGCAGTTTATTAAAAAGCTTTGTTGATATCAAGTAAATGATTAACTCATTATTATTTAAGCATTAATGAGCGGCAGCGTGAACCAAAAGGTACTTCCGTTACCATACTCGCTTTCGGCCCCGATCTGGCCATTGTGCCTTTTAATAATCTCAGAACAGATATAGAGGCCTAGGCCCAATCCTGAGTATTGTATACCGCTGTTGTCAACCCGGTAATAGCGGTCGAACAAGTTGGGCAGCTTTTCGGGCGGAATACCCGGACCTTTATCAATTACGGACACCTTAGCCATCGAACCCTGCTTCTCCAGGTTTATGATGATTTCCTTAGCATCAGGTGCATATTTAATAACGTTATTAACCAAATTGGTGATCACTTGCTCAATTTTATCTGCATCGGCATATGCCTGCAAATCTTTATTCCCAGTTACAACCACCTCATGCCCTGCTTCTGTATGTACATTTTGGCAGCATTCGGTAACCAGGCTGCTTAGTGCAACGCTGCTTTTATTTAAGTGCAGCTGGCCTTCTGTCATTTTAGTGGTGTTGAGTAAGTCGCTGATCAGCACACTCAACTTGTTCAAGCTTTTATTAGCCTGATCTATTAGTACGGGCAGCATTTTAGGTGAAGGGTTATCCTTCATGCGTGAAAGCAATTGCAGCGATGCCTTAAGGCTGGTAACTGGTGTACGTAACTCGTGGCTGGCTACACTTATAAATTCATCCTTATTCTGTATGTTTTTCCGGCGGATGCTTACATCCATAAAGGTACCTATGCCCCCAACAATGTGCCCGTTATCGTCACGTAAAGGTGCAGCATTAATAGAGATGTAAAAACGCTCACCTTCTGGAGGCTGCACAGCAATCTCCTGATCAAAAAGAGGTTCACCTGTACGCATAATCACAGCCATGGGGTGCTCCCCGTCTGGCAATGGCGTACCGTCAATTCTTAAATTCTGCCACTTCGGATCGTCATAAGTTCGTTTCAGAATTTCATGCTCCTTTACGCCTAATATTTTTTGCGCCATGGGGTTGGCGTAAATTAATTTACCTTCAACGTCAATTATACCTACTCCCTCGGCCATTGTTTCGAGTATGCGGCTCAACTGTTGCTGGTTGCTGCGCAGCTCTTCCTCCACCCTGGTCTTCTCTTCTATATTTTTTTCGAGTTGGCGGGTACGCTCTTTAACTGTATGCTCCAAAGTGGCATTTAGGTGCTGCGCCACTTTTTGTGCCTCTTCCAGTTCAGCATTTTTTTGTTTGAGCAGCTTTTGTGTTTCCTTTTGCCCGGTAAGGTCGGTTATGATAATGCTTAATGCTAAGCCTTCATCTAAATCGAGCGTTTTAAGCGATAACAAAACCGGTAGCTCGGCACCATCGGCAGCAAGCAGGGTAAGCTCATCTTTAATATTATCCGCCCACGCTTTGGCAATAAGCTCCTTGCATTCCAGCTGGCAATCGTCGGTAACGTAACTAAAGAATGATTTACCTATTACTTTTTCAAGCGGAGAATTTACCAAGCCGGCAAATTGCGAATTGCTATATAATATATTACCGTCGGTGCTTAGGGTTACGGCACCCTCAGTCATTTGTTCAATAAAAATACGGTACGTTTGGTCGGCACTTTTGAGGGTGTAAAGTTGATGCCCGTCGTTAACTTTTACCACCAAGGCATCAATCTCCCCCGACCTGATGGCATCAATGGTATCAGTAGCTTCTTCCAGCTGTATGCGCAAATCGCTCAGCTCATTTAAAAGTTCCTGGTATGACTTTGAAGTTTCCAACTACAAAAATTATAATAGTCCCAGTCCGCGTAGTACCCTATCTGTGTCAGACATATCTCCAACCAGGCGTCTTTTGGGAATGGGTGTTTTTTTAATTAACATAGGCACGGCCGTTACGTCTTCGCTTTGTACCAGCAACGGTTGCTGATGCACATCTACTATGTCCAGTTCGTATCTGCCTTTCAGGTGTGTTTCGAGTATAGCATGCAGATTATTTATGGCGCGAACAGAAACAGGAGATGTTCCGGCTACAAACAAACGCAGTACGTAAACCGTATCCTCTTCTTTTCCCCAATCGTAGGATAAGTCCCCATCATTAATCATTGTACTGCATATAAAAATCGCTTCTATAAATTATCTGGGGCGTATATCTAAACCTACCAGCACCTTTTCTTTATTAGAAAGGTCGCCGATTATTTTACGTACCGGCTCCGGAACCTTTTTTACAAGGGTAGGTATAGCCAATATCTGGTCGCCCTCGGCCAGTTGCGGTTGCACAAGTAAATCAATTACCTCAATGGTGTACTGGCCAGCTAAATGTTCCTCGCAATACTTGCGCAAGTTGTTCAGTGCCGTAACCGATTTACTCGTCTTCCCTGCTACATAAAGCCGCAGTTCATAAATTTGTTCCAATGTTGCTGCTAATTATTATTTTCCGGAATCGGGTTTATTCGTTCCCCGCCTAATATCGGTAACCTTTTGGCGATTTTGTTCCAAAATTTCCTTCTTCAGATCTTCTTCAATATATACTTTGTTTAACTCTTCTTCAGTCGACTCAAATTCTGTTTTTAAGCTATCAATTTTTGCTTCAAGCACTTTGCGTTTTCTTAACAACTCGCGGTCTTTTCGGGTAATAGCATGTGTATGCAGCATTTGGCCGGTTTCTTCTAACAGCATCTGCGCTTCGCGGGCCGAGCCGGTTAGCACGCCATCGGGGCCCAAATACACATCTACCAGGTCAAGTCCTTCATCGGTAATAATAAACTCACGTACTTGATTAGAGTGCTGCATCCCTCTCGATTTCATGATGTGTAAACCGCGGTTACGTTCGCCGTTCATTTCAATATCTTTAATGAGCAGCCAGGCATCCACTAATGAGGATACACCTTCGTCGGTTTGCTCATTAACAATGGTGTTTAAAGTTAGCGCCGTAAACATTACTGTTATCTGCTCTTCCTGTAAAAAGTCTATCAACCGTACCAGCATCGATTTTACGTCGCTTACGGTACCCACGGTAATCAAATTGGTAATAGGATCGAGCACTACAATTTGCGGCTTATACTTCCGGATGGCTTTATGAATAGCCACCAGGTGCATTTCTAAACCGTACATAGTTGGTCTTGATGCATAAAACTGCAACAAGCCGTTATCAACATGGGTTTGCAGATCCATGCCTATAGATTGCATGTTACGTATAATTTGCCGGGGCGACTCCTCAAAAGCAAAATACAAGCAGCGTTCACCGCGCTGGCAGGCCTCATTTGCGAAGCTGCAACCAACGCTGGTTTTACCGGTACCTGCCGTGCCCGATACCAGTATGCTGCTGCCGCGGTAAAAACCACCTTTGCTCAGCATACCATTTAGCGCGTCTATACCTGAACTTACAGTTTCAGATGATACTTTTTTATTTAAAAGCAATGAGGTTACAGGCAATACAGAAATGCCCTCTTCATCAATTAAAAAAGGATATTCATTAGTGCCATGTACCGAACCCCGGTACTTAACAATACGCAACCGCCGCGTTGATATTTGGTTGATAATGCGATGATCGAGCAGGATTACACAGTCTGACACATATTCTTCAAGGCCCTGGCGGGTCAGCGATTCGTCGCCACGCTCGCCTGTTATGATAGCTGTTACCCCTTTGTTCTTTAACCACTGAAATAGCCTTCGCAACTCGGCTCTCAAAATAGCCTGGTTAGATAGGCCCGAAAACAGATTTTCGATCGTATCGAGCACCACGCGCTTAGCGCCAATACTGTCAATTGCATAACCCAGGCGTATAAACAGGCCTTCCAGGTCATACTCGCCGGTTTCTTCAATCTCGGCACGGTCTACATGTATGTAGTCAATTTTAATCTTCTTCTCTTCCTGCAGCTTTTTTAAATCAAACCCCAAGGAGGCTACGTTGGTAGCCAGCTCATCAGCTTTTTCTTCAAAAGCAATAAACACGCCCGGTTCATTAAACTCCTGCGCGCCTCTTACAATAAACTCTAAAGAAAACAATGTTTTGCCACAGCCCGCGCTACCACATATTAAAGTTGGCCGGCCGGTAGGTAATCCCCCTAAGGTAATCTCATCCAATCCGCTTATGCCGGTGGGTGTTTTAGGTAAATTAATAATGCTATTATTTAAATTATCGGACTGAGAAACGGACATGATTACTTGATAAGTGTGTACAAGGTACTGCTTTTTATCTCAATAAATTAATTTTGCGCTTATTTAAAGTATATTATTGCGCACAAATATTATCTAAAAAGATAGCAACACAAAGTACAAAAAGATTCATTTGCAGGCTTATACTCTGTAAACACACCCCAAATAACGCACAACACCAAGTTGTAAATTCAACTTCTGGCGAGTTAAACAAGTAAGGTTTACATGCAGCTTCTTTAGTTTGTAAGCTTTGCTATGGTTTGCTCAATTATAGCACAGCATTCATCCATTTGCACAGCATTTATTACTAACGGCGGCGAAAAGCGTATGGTGTGGCCATGAGTTGGTTTTGCCAGCAAACCGTTATCACGTAGGGCTAAGCATACGTCCCAGGCAGTAAAGGGTAGGTTGTCGGCAATATCAATTGCATTAAGTAGCCCTCTTCCTCTAACTGCTGTTACTACTGCGGGGTACTTAGCTTTGAGCTGCTCCATGCGCTCCCTGAACAGTAAGCCAAGGCTGTCAGCATTTTCAGGTAAAGTTTCATCTACAATTACCTGCAGTGAGGCTACACAAACTGCCGCCGCCAAAGGGTTACCACCAAAGGTAGAGCCATGCTCGCCCGGGCGAATGCATAACATAATATCATCATTAGCCAAAACGGCCGATACTGGCAGCACACCACCAGCCATGGCTTTGCCCACAATCAGCACATCGGCATGTACATCATCATAATAGCTGGCCAGCATTTTACCTGTACGGCCAATACCGGTTTGTATCTCATCGGCCATAAGCAGTACATTATATTGCCTGCATAGGGCATGTACAGCGGCTAAATAACCTTGTTGCGGCACAATTACGCCCGCTTCGCCCTGTATGGGTTCTACTAAAAAAGCACAGATGTTAGGATTGCTTTTTAAAGCATCTTCAAGCGCCTGCAAATTATTGTACGGAATAATGGTAAAGCCTGGCAGGTATGGCCCAAACTCGTCTTTAGACTCGGCACTGTCTGAAAAGGAAATGATACCGGTTGTACGCCCATGAAAATTACCAGACGCTACCAGTATATCAGCTTTGTTATCAGCAATCCCTTTGTGCTGATAAGCCCATTTACGCGCCAGTTTAATAGCGGTTTCAACGGCTTCAGCGCCAGAGTTCATGAACAGCGCCTTATCATAATCAAACAAACGGCATACATATTCTTCTGCTTTTCCTAACTGGTCGTTATAAAATGCCCGTGAGGTTAGCGTAAGCTTTTGCGCCTGGCTTATTAGCGCATTGATAATTTTAGGATGGCAATGACCCTGGTTAACTGCGCTGTAGGCCGACAGGAAATCGTAATACCGCTTACCATCTACATCCCACAAATACACCCCCTCGCCACGTGAAAGTACAACGGGCAGCGGATGATAGTTATGCGCGCCGTAGCGCTCTTCGGTATCAATGTATTGCTGGGTATGAGATAGAGTAAGCATAGGGCCAAAATATTAATTTACGTTATAAATAACGATAATGAGTACGGATTATTTATCCTGCTGTTAGCCCCCAAGGTAACAAATCTGTAAGTGATAACCCATTGCCCAGCCAAAAAATAGTAATTTACCTATATTGCGTGGTCTAAAAAGCTTACTACATATTATACATATTTCATCATTGAGCATGAATAAACTCTTACTTACGGCATTTGTATTTACCCTTACAACAACTACTTATGCCCAGCAAGCACCAATCTTAACCGCTAAAGACTATGAACGTGCCGAAAGCATGTTAGGCTATAGCGCAACACCGCTTATTGATGGCGGCATGATACGCCCCAACTGGTTGCCGGGCGATAAATTATGGTACCGCAACTTAACTGCTAACGGTGCCGAATTTGTAATGGTTGACCCTGCTAAGGGAACCCGTACACCGGCTTTCGATCATCAAAGAATGGCAGAGTCTCTATCTAAAGCGACAGGCAACCATTACAGTGCCAATAGATTACCTTTTCAATCCATCATACCGGCTGCCGATGGTAAGTTGTTAAGCTTTTACGCCGCCGGAAAGATGTGGAAGGCAGATTTGCAGAATTATACCTTAACCGAAGATGCCAATGCTGCAGCACCTCGCTCTGTAATGCCAGGCCGCCGCGGTGGCCTAACGGGGGTAATATCGCCCGATGGTACGAAGGCTGCCTTTATAAAAGATTATAACTTATGGGTGCGCGATGTGGCCAGCGGCAAACAAACGCAGCTCACTAACGATGGCGTTAAAGATTTCGGTTATGCAACCGATAACGCAGGCTGGAAACATAGTGATATGGCTATTCTGCGTTGGTCTCCAGATTCTAAAAAAATTGCCACTTTTAAACAAGACCAGCGCAAGGTTGGCGATATGTACCTGGTGACCACCAACGTAGGCACGCCTAAACTGGAGGCCTGGAAATATCCCCTGCCTGGCGACAAGGACATACCGTTGATACACCGCTGCATTATTGAAGTGGAAAAGCCAAAAGTGATTATGCTGAAGGTGCAGCCCGATCCTCACCGCGCTACTTTGAGTGATGATATATCGAGCAGTGGCACATTCGATGATGTTGACTGGAATGCTGATGCCTCGCAACTGGCCTTCGTATCCACCTCGCGCGATCATAAGCAGGAAAAAGTACGCATTGCCAATGCAGCTACTGGTGATGTACGCGAAGTGTTTGAGGAAACCGTGGCCACGCAATACGAATCGGGTTGGGACAGCATTAACTGGAAATACCTGGCAGGTAGTAATGAGATCATCTGGTTTTCGGAACGTGACAACTGGGGGCATTTGTATTTGTATGATGCGCGCACCGGCAAACTAAAAAACCAGATTACCAAGGGCAGCTTTGTGGTTACACAACTGCTAAAGGTTGATGAAAAAAACCGGCAGTTATACTTTTTGGCCGGTGGCCGCGAGCCGGGTAACCCGTACTTCAGCCACTTATATCGCATAGGGTTTGATGGTAAGAAATTAACTTTGCTTACACCCGAGGATGGCAACCACCAGATTACCTTCTCACCCACCGAAAACTATTTTGTAGATAGTTATTCGAAGCCCGATGTACCGGGTGTAACCGTTTTACGCAACTTGAATGGCAAGCTGATTGTATTGCTGGAGAAAACTGACATATCGCGCCTTACCGCTACCGGCTGGAAAGCGCCCACCGCTATAACCGTTAAAGCACACGATGGCAAAACGGATTTATTTGGTTTAATGTTCACGCCTACTAAGCTCGATCCTTCTAAAAAATACCCTATCATCAATTACATCTACCCTGGCCCGCAGGGCGGCAGTGTGGGTAGCTGGTCTTTTTCGCCTGTACGGGGCGACCACCAGGCACTGGCTGAGCTGGGCTTTGTAGTGGTACTGATTGAAGGCACCAGCAACCCATTGCGCTCCAAAAGTTACCATGATATGAACTACGGTAACATGGCCGAAAACACACTGCCCGACCAAATTGGCGGCATGCAGCAACTGGCCCAAAAGTACCCGTACATTGATATTAACCGTGCCGGTATTTGGGGACACTCGGGCGGTGGTTTTGCCACAGCATCGGCCATGTTTAAATACCCCGACTTTTTTAAAGTAGGCATATCAGAATCGGGCAACCATGAGAACCGCAACTATGAGGATGACTGGGGCGAACGCTATATTGGGTTGTTAACCAAAGATGCCAGCGGCAAATCAAACTATGAGGATCAGGCTAACCAAAATTACGCCAAGAACCTGAAAGGCAAGCTGATGCTGGCCCACGGTATGATGGATGATAACGTGCCGCCATACAATACCCTGCTGGTAGTTGAGGCATTGGAAAAAGCTAATAAGGATTACGATTTGGTGATTTTTCCTAACAGTGCACATGGTTACGGCCCTTACAGCCCCTACATGATGCGCCGCCGGTGGGATTATTTTGTGCGTAACCTGCTGGGTGCCGAGCCGCCAAAAGAATACCAGCTAAAAACTAAACCGGATCCACGCAACAGCGCACAGTAAAAGGGATTGCGCTGAATTAAAGTAGTATGAAAAAGCTGTTAGTTTGCTTGTATATTGTTATTGCTGCATTGGAAGCGCGGGCCCAGCCTTTAAAGAGAGCACGCGACTACGGCCTTCAGTTTGGCGTAATACCCACTGGCAAACAGAATGCAATTACAGATGTGGCCGGTGTAAAGGTGGGGCAAACCACCTTAATTAAAGGTGACAACATACGTACCGGCGTTACGGTAATTATGCCGCATGAGGGTAACGTTTTTCAGCAAAAGGTACCAGCTGCGGTGTTTGCAGGCAATGGCTTTGGCAAGCTGGCCGGCAGCACACAAATTGCGGAGCTGGGCAACCTGGAAACGCCCATTGTATTAACCAATACACTTAATGTATCTACCGGCCTGGATGCGCTGATAGATTACACTTTACAGCAAAAGGGTAATGAGAAACTACAGTCGGTCAATGCGGTAGTTGGGGAAACCAACGATGGCTACCTGAATGATATACAAGGCCGGCATGTTACCAAGAATGATGTTTTACTAGCCATCCGGAACGCTAAAGCAAGCGATGTAGCCGAGGGCGCTGTTGGTGCCGGCACCGGTACGGTTTGCTTTGGTTTCAAAGGCGGTATTGGTACCGCATCTCGGCTATTGCCTAAAAGCTTGGGCGGTTACACGGTAGGCGTTTTAGTTCAAACCAACTTTGGAGGCGTATTGCAGATTGATGGCGCACCTGTAGG
Protein-coding sequences here:
- the rocD gene encoding ornithine--oxo-acid transaminase, whose protein sequence is MLTLSHTQQYIDTEERYGAHNYHPLPVVLSRGEGVYLWDVDGKRYYDFLSAYSAVNQGHCHPKIINALISQAQKLTLTSRAFYNDQLGKAEEYVCRLFDYDKALFMNSGAEAVETAIKLARKWAYQHKGIADNKADILVASGNFHGRTTGIISFSDSAESKDEFGPYLPGFTIIPYNNLQALEDALKSNPNICAFLVEPIQGEAGVIVPQQGYLAAVHALCRQYNVLLMADEIQTGIGRTGKMLASYYDDVHADVLIVGKAMAGGVLPVSAVLANDDIMLCIRPGEHGSTFGGNPLAAAVCVASLQVIVDETLPENADSLGLLFRERMEQLKAKYPAVVTAVRGRGLLNAIDIADNLPFTAWDVCLALRDNGLLAKPTHGHTIRFSPPLVINAVQMDECCAIIEQTIAKLTN
- a CDS encoding P1 family peptidase, yielding MKKLLVCLYIVIAALEARAQPLKRARDYGLQFGVIPTGKQNAITDVAGVKVGQTTLIKGDNIRTGVTVIMPHEGNVFQQKVPAAVFAGNGFGKLAGSTQIAELGNLETPIVLTNTLNVSTGLDALIDYTLQQKGNEKLQSVNAVVGETNDGYLNDIQGRHVTKNDVLLAIRNAKASDVAEGAVGAGTGTVCFGFKGGIGTASRLLPKSLGGYTVGVLVQTNFGGVLQIDGAPVGRELGKFDFSNQLMNNADGSCMMIVATDAPLDSRNLQRLAKRAFMGLAKTGGIASNGSGDYVIAFSTAASVRVFHQPVQPLQQAEYLQNDYVSPVFMAAIEATEEAIINSLFAGVDMKGKEGHQVPALPLDRVMPILKKYNVVKK
- a CDS encoding circadian clock KaiB family protein, encoding MINDGDLSYDWGKEEDTVYVLRLFVAGTSPVSVRAINNLHAILETHLKGRYELDIVDVHQQPLLVQSEDVTAVPMLIKKTPIPKRRLVGDMSDTDRVLRGLGLL
- the kaiC gene encoding circadian clock protein KaiC produces the protein MSVSQSDNLNNSIINLPKTPTGISGLDEITLGGLPTGRPTLICGSAGCGKTLFSLEFIVRGAQEFNEPGVFIAFEEKADELATNVASLGFDLKKLQEEKKIKIDYIHVDRAEIEETGEYDLEGLFIRLGYAIDSIGAKRVVLDTIENLFSGLSNQAILRAELRRLFQWLKNKGVTAIITGERGDESLTRQGLEEYVSDCVILLDHRIINQISTRRLRIVKYRGSVHGTNEYPFLIDEEGISVLPVTSLLLNKKVSSETVSSGIDALNGMLSKGGFYRGSSILVSGTAGTGKTSVGCSFANEACQRGERCLYFAFEESPRQIIRNMQSIGMDLQTHVDNGLLQFYASRPTMYGLEMHLVAIHKAIRKYKPQIVVLDPITNLITVGTVSDVKSMLVRLIDFLQEEQITVMFTALTLNTIVNEQTDEGVSSLVDAWLLIKDIEMNGERNRGLHIMKSRGMQHSNQVREFIITDEGLDLVDVYLGPDGVLTGSAREAQMLLEETGQMLHTHAITRKDRELLRKRKVLEAKIDSLKTEFESTEEELNKVYIEEDLKKEILEQNRQKVTDIRRGTNKPDSGK
- a CDS encoding DPP IV N-terminal domain-containing protein, with protein sequence MNKLLLTAFVFTLTTTTYAQQAPILTAKDYERAESMLGYSATPLIDGGMIRPNWLPGDKLWYRNLTANGAEFVMVDPAKGTRTPAFDHQRMAESLSKATGNHYSANRLPFQSIIPAADGKLLSFYAAGKMWKADLQNYTLTEDANAAAPRSVMPGRRGGLTGVISPDGTKAAFIKDYNLWVRDVASGKQTQLTNDGVKDFGYATDNAGWKHSDMAILRWSPDSKKIATFKQDQRKVGDMYLVTTNVGTPKLEAWKYPLPGDKDIPLIHRCIIEVEKPKVIMLKVQPDPHRATLSDDISSSGTFDDVDWNADASQLAFVSTSRDHKQEKVRIANAATGDVREVFEETVATQYESGWDSINWKYLAGSNEIIWFSERDNWGHLYLYDARTGKLKNQITKGSFVVTQLLKVDEKNRQLYFLAGGREPGNPYFSHLYRIGFDGKKLTLLTPEDGNHQITFSPTENYFVDSYSKPDVPGVTVLRNLNGKLIVLLEKTDISRLTATGWKAPTAITVKAHDGKTDLFGLMFTPTKLDPSKKYPIINYIYPGPQGGSVGSWSFSPVRGDHQALAELGFVVVLIEGTSNPLRSKSYHDMNYGNMAENTLPDQIGGMQQLAQKYPYIDINRAGIWGHSGGGFATASAMFKYPDFFKVGISESGNHENRNYEDDWGERYIGLLTKDASGKSNYEDQANQNYAKNLKGKLMLAHGMMDDNVPPYNTLLVVEALEKANKDYDLVIFPNSAHGYGPYSPYMMRRRWDYFVRNLLGAEPPKEYQLKTKPDPRNSAQ
- the kaiB gene encoding circadian clock protein KaiB, whose product is MEQIYELRLYVAGKTSKSVTALNNLRKYCEEHLAGQYTIEVIDLLVQPQLAEGDQILAIPTLVKKVPEPVRKIIGDLSNKEKVLVGLDIRPR
- a CDS encoding ATP-binding protein; translation: METSKSYQELLNELSDLRIQLEEATDTIDAIRSGEIDALVVKVNDGHQLYTLKSADQTYRIFIEQMTEGAVTLSTDGNILYSNSQFAGLVNSPLEKVIGKSFFSYVTDDCQLECKELIAKAWADNIKDELTLLAADGAELPVLLSLKTLDLDEGLALSIIITDLTGQKETQKLLKQKNAELEEAQKVAQHLNATLEHTVKERTRQLEKNIEEKTRVEEELRSNQQQLSRILETMAEGVGIIDVEGKLIYANPMAQKILGVKEHEILKRTYDDPKWQNLRIDGTPLPDGEHPMAVIMRTGEPLFDQEIAVQPPEGERFYISINAAPLRDDNGHIVGGIGTFMDVSIRRKNIQNKDEFISVASHELRTPVTSLKASLQLLSRMKDNPSPKMLPVLIDQANKSLNKLSVLISDLLNTTKMTEGQLHLNKSSVALSSLVTECCQNVHTEAGHEVVVTGNKDLQAYADADKIEQVITNLVNNVIKYAPDAKEIIINLEKQGSMAKVSVIDKGPGIPPEKLPNLFDRYYRVDNSGIQYSGLGLGLYICSEIIKRHNGQIGAESEYGNGSTFWFTLPLINA